A region from the Triticum urartu cultivar G1812 chromosome 1, Tu2.1, whole genome shotgun sequence genome encodes:
- the LOC125555663 gene encoding protein fluG translates to MEARYAELRRAVEETPAVDAHAHNLVDTASSLPFLRCFSEADGDALAFAPHSLSFKRSIKDIAALYGCEASLDKVEEFRKAQGLSSISSKCFQAANISAILVDDGLAFDKMLELEAHKEFVPTVGRVLRIEWLAETIINDDSFSGSSWTLDSFTETFVAKLKSVASKIVGLKSIAAYRSGLEIDPCVSKTDAEDGLRKELTGQRPLRITNKSLIDYLFTRSLDIAVQCHLPMQIHTGFGDKDLDLRKCNPLHLRAVLEDERFTKCQLVLLHASYPYSKEASYLASVYSQVYLDFGLAIPKLSVQGMVSSLKELLELAPINKVMFSSDGYAFPETYYLGSRRARDVVYRVLSAACEDGDLSIQEAIDAVEDIFRRNASDLYKLNVANGSIHQKTIADNRIASSCVEQDVLFVRIVWNDASGQHRCRVVPAGRFYEIARNKGVGLTFASMGMTSFCDGPADGTNLTGVGEIRLMPDMSTLLRLPWSTREEMVIADMQIRPGEAWEYCPRYALRKVTKVLLDEFNVTMKAGFENEFYLRRKLVSEGHERWVPYDNSSYCSTSSFDGASSILQEVYSSLKVANIVVEQLHAEAGKGQFEVALKYVLCTLAADNLIYAREIIKSVARKHGLIATFLPKPDLNDIGSGSHVHLSLWKNDQNVFMGSNEYIHYGMSNVGEQFLAGVYHHLPSILAFTAPHPNSYDRIQPNTWSGAYLCWGKENREAPLRTACPPGVPLDMVSNFEIKSFDGCANPHLGLAAIVAAGIDGLRKGLKLPEPIESNPADYATKLKRLPQDLLESVESLAADKTLHELIGDKLITAIIAVRKAEIDHYSKNPGAFGDLIHRY, encoded by the exons ATGGAGGCCAGGTACGCGGAGCTGCGACGCGCGGTGGAGGAGACGCCGGCGGTGGACGCGCACGCGCACAACCTCGTCGACACGGCCTCCTCCCTCCCCTTCCTCCGCTGCTTCTCCGAGGCCGACGGCGACGCGCTCGCCTTCGCTCCTCACTCCCTCTCCTTCAAG AGAAGCATCAAGGACATCGCCGCATTGTACGGCTGTGAAGCCTCGCTTGACAAGGTGGAAGAGTTCAGAAAGGCCCAAGGGTTGTCGTCTATCAGCTCAAAATGCTTCCAAGCTGCCAATATATCCGCGATCCTCGTGGACGATGGCCTAGCATTTGATAAAATGCTTGAGCTGGAAGCCCACAAGGAATTTGTTCCCACAGTTGGCAGAGTTCTGAGAATCGAATGGCTGGCGGAGACGATTATTAACGAC GATTCATTCAGTGGATCAAGCTGGACGTTGGACTCATTCACTGAAACTTTTGTGGCTAAGCTCAAATC AGTTGCCAGCAAAATTGTTGGGTTGAAAAGCATTGCTGCATACAGAAGTGGCTTAGAGATTGATCCATGTGTTAGCAAGACAGATGCAGAGGATGGTCTTCGTAAGGAGCTAACAG GGCAAAGACCTCTTCGGATTACAAATAAGAGCCTCATCGACTATCTATTTACTCGTAGTCTTGATATTGCTGTGCAGTGTCACTTACCAATGCAGATTCACACAGG CTTTGGAGATAAAGACCTGGACTTGCGGAAGTGCAATCCTCTACATCTCCGTGCTGTTCTTGAGGATGAAAGATTCACCAAGTGTCAGTTAGTCCTTTTACATGCTTCTTATCCATATTCTAAGGAAGCATCCTATCTTGCATCTGTTTACTCCCAG GTCTATCTTGATTTTGGTTTGGCAATTCCAAAACTAAGTGTTCAAGGAATGGTCTCATCACTTAAAGAGCTTCTGGAGCTAGCTCCCATAAACAAG GTCATGTTTAGTTCAGATGGATATGCTTTTCCGGAGACATACTATCTAG GATCCAGGAGGGCACGTGATGTTGTTTACCGTGTCCTATCAGCTGCATGTGAAGATGGTGATCTTAGCATTCAGGAAGCTATAGATGCAGTTGAGGACATCTTTAGAAGAAATGCATCGGATCTGTACAAGTTGAACGTTGCCAATGGGTCAATTCACCAGAAAACGATAGCTGACAATAGGATAGCATCATCTTGTGTTGAGCAAGATGTGCTTTTTGTTCGCATCGTCTGGAATGATGCTTCAGGCCAACATAGATGCCGC GTTGTCCCAGCCGGAAGGTTTTATGAGATTGCAAGGAATAAGGGTGTCGGCCTGACTTTTGCATCAATGGGAATGACTTCCTTCTGTGACGGCCCAGCTGATGGAACAAACCTTACTGGTGTAGGCGAGATCAGGCTTATGCCAGATATGTCAACACTTTTGAGACTCCCATG GTCAACACGTGAGGAAATGGTGATAGCTGACATGCAAATTAGGCCTGGAGAAGCCTGGGAATACTGTCCTAGATATGCCTTAAGGAAAGTCACAAAAGTTCTGCTGGATGAATTCAATGTG ACAATGAAGGCAGGTTTTGAGAATGAATTTTATCTCCGCAGAAAATTAGTAAG TGAGGGACATGAGCGTTGGGTTCCATATGATAATAGCAGTTACTGCTCAACCTCATCATTTGATGGTGCCTCATCTATACTACAAGAAGTGTATTCTTCTCTTAAAGTGGCAAATATTGTGGTTGAGCAG CTGCATGCCGAAGCTGGAAAAGGGCAGTTCGAGGTTGCCTTGAAGTATGTCCTGTGCACTCTTGCTGCTGACAATTTGATATATGCTCGTGAGATTATTAAATCTGTTGCTCGAAAGCATGGGTTGATAGCAACGTTTCTTCCAAA ACCTGACCTGAATGATATTGGATCGGGCTCCCATGTGCATCTGAGTTTATGGAAGAATGATCAGAATGTTTTTATGGGATCAAATGAATACATCCACTATGGAATGTCAAACGTTGGAGAACAGTTCCTTGCTGGAGTATACCATCATCTTCCATCAATCTTGGCATTTACTGCTCCTCACCCTAACAG CTACGATCGAATTCAGCCAAATACATGGAGTGGAGCTTACCTATGCTGGGGGAAAGAAAACCGGGAGGCTCCATTGAGAACCGCATGCCCACCTGGTGTGCCTCTCGACATGGTCAGCAACTTCGAAATTAAATCATTTGATGGGTGCGCAAATCCACACTTGGGGCTTGCTGCTATTGTCGCTGCTGGGATTGATGGACTTAGGAAAGGCCTTAAGTTGCCTGAACCAATTG AATCAAATCCTGCAGATTATGCTACCAAACTTAAAAGGCTACCACAGGACCTTCTGGAATCTGTAGAATCACTTGCTGCAGACAAAACTTTGCATGAGCTAATCGGCGATAAGCTTATTACAGCCATTATCGCTGTGCGCAAG GCTGAGATTGATCACTACTCGAAGAACCCTGGGGCATTTGGCGATCTCATTCACCGTTACTAA
- the LOC125555675 gene encoding ras-related protein RABC2a-like, producing the protein MGVSPVSPGGSGGYECSFKILLIGDSGVGKSSLLVSFVAAANLDDDIAPTIGVDFKIKFLTVGGKKLKLTIWDTAGQERFRTITSSYYRGAQGIILVYDVAKRESFTNLGDVWTKEIDSNSSNKDCIKMLVGNKVDKDDERTVTREEGLAFAQESGCLFLESSAKTRENVENCFEELVLKILEVPSLLEEGSSSVVKRNILKKQQESHAKYGGRCCQ; encoded by the exons ATGGGTGTGTCGCCGGTGTCGCCGGGGGGCAGCGGCGGCTACGAGTGCTCCTTCAAGATCCTCCTCATCGGGGACTCGGGCGTCGGCAAGAGCAGCCTCCTGGTCAGCTTCGTCGCCGCAGCCAACCTCGACGACGACATCGCGCCCACCATCG GAGTTGATTTCAAAATCAAGTTTCTTACTGTTGGTGGAAAGAAACTGAAGCTGACTATATGGGATACTG CTGGCCAGGAGAGGTTTAGGACAATCACTAGTTCTTACTATAGAGGTGCTCAAGGAATTATTCTAG TATATGACGTCGCGAAGAGAGAGAGCTTCACAAATTTGGGTGATGTATGGACTAAGGAGATAGACTCAAACTCATCAAACAAAGACTGCATAAAAATGCTTGTTGGAAACAAAGTTGATAAG GATGATGAGAGAACAGTCACAAGAGAAGAAGGTCTTGCCTTCGCACAAGAATCTGGATGTCTGTTTCTTGAGAGCAGTGCAAAAACTCGAGAAAACGTCGAGAATTGTTTTGAAGAACTTGTGCTAAAG ATCCTTGaggttccaagtctcctggaGGAAGGCTCGTCATCGGTTGTCAAGAGGAACATTCTGAAAAAGCAACAGGAAAGTCATGCAAAGTATGGTGGTAGATGCTGTCAATAG